From the Rhinatrema bivittatum chromosome 3, aRhiBiv1.1, whole genome shotgun sequence genome, one window contains:
- the BMP2 gene encoding bone morphogenetic protein 2 yields MVAGIRSLLLLLLYQVLLGGSAGLIPEVGRRKFTESGRATPQQSEDILSDFELRLLHMFGLKRRPSPSKHAVIPQYMRDLYRLHSAAGPHGLPLDYQQERAASRASTVRSFHHEEALEELPETSGKTAQRFFFNLTSIPNEEFVTSAELRIFREQVQEPFVKNSSSRHRINIYEIIKPAVATSRDPVIRLLDTRLVQHNASRWESFDVTPAVVRWIALGQPNHGFVVEVAHLDSESSVSKRHVRISRSLHQDEGSWSQVRPLLVTFGYDGKGHPLHKREKRQARHRQRKRLKSSCRRHPLYVDFSDVGWNDWIVAPPGYHAFYCHGECPFPLADHLNSTNHAIVQTLVNSVNSNIPKACCVPTELSAISMLYLDENEKVVLKNYQDMVVEGCGCR; encoded by the exons ATGGTTGCCGGGATCCgctcgctgctgctgctcctgctctacCAGGTCCTGCTGGGCGGATCGGCCGGGCTCATCCCGGAGGTGGGCCGCCGAAAGTTCACGGAATCGGGCCGGGCCACCCCCCAGCAGTCCGAGGACATCCTGAGCGATTTCGAGCTCCGCCTGCTGCACATGTTCGGGCTCAAGCGCCGGCCCAGCCCCAGCAAGCACGCCGTCATCCCGCAGTACATGCGGGACCTGTACCGCCTGCACTCGGCCGCGGGCCCGCACGGGCTCCCCTTGGACTACCAGCAGGAGAGAGCGGCCAGCCGAGCCAGCACCGTGCGCAGCTTCCACCATGAAG AAGCCTTGGAAGAGCTGCCAGAGACAAGCGGGAAAACAGCACAGCGTTTCTTCTTTAATTTAACTTCTATCCCTAATGAGGAGTTTGTCACTTCGGCTGAACTTCGGATTTTTCGAGAACAGGTTCAGGAGCCATTTGTGAAAAACAGCAGCAGTCGGCATCGTATTAATATTTATGAAATCATCAAACCAGCAGTAGCCACCTCTAGGGACCCGGTCATAAGACTCTTGGACACCAGGTTGGTGCAGCATAATGCAAGCAGATGGGAAAGCTTTGACGTCACCCCAGCTGTTGTAAGGTGGATTGCACTTGGACAGCCTAACCATGGGTTTGTGGTTGAGGTGGCTCACTTGGACAGTGAAAGCAGTGTCTCCAAGAGGCACGTAAGGATTAGTAGGTCCTTGCATCAGGATGAAGGCAGCTGGTCTCAAGTAAGACCATTATTAGTAACTTTTGGCTATGATGGCAAGGGACATCCACTCCATAAAAGGGAGAAGCGTCAAGCAAGACATAGGCAGCGGAAAAGGCTCAAATCCAGCTGCAGGAGACATCCTTTATATGTGGACTTCAGTGATGTGGGGTGGAATGACTGGATTGTTGCCCCGCCTGGGTATCACGCCTTTTATTGTCATGGGGAGTGTCCGTTTCCACTGGCGGATCATCTAAATTCAACAAACCATGCCATTGTTCAGACTTTGGTGAATTCGGTTAACTCCAACATTCCTAAAGCTTGCTGTGTCCCAACAGAGCTCAGCGCTATCTCCATGCTTTACCTTGATGAAAACGAGAAAGTCGTATTAAAGAACTATCAAGATATGGTTGTGGAGGGTTGTGGGTGCCGTTAG